The Deinococcus taeanensis genome has a window encoding:
- a CDS encoding autoinducer 2 ABC transporter substrate-binding protein codes for MPTLSWKSAAVVCAALSITAALAAAPDTSKRIKVAMVPKLLGLSVFKANEKGAIAAAKDLNIDFLYTAPVTASAQGQVEIFNSLIARKFDVITTTSNNPTQLAPALRRAMKMGIKVVSYDSDVAPDARDFFIQNTSYPEMGKALVDSVAKYIAPDAEVAILSSTPDATIQNEWIKALTAYMKTAYPKMKIVTTQYGYSNPTQSLTAGVNILQANKNVKAIIAPDGGAEVGAAAAVEKLGLTGKVFVTGCSNPDSIRAYVKKGIIQASPLWDEVKEGELVMHVARLAANNAMPKNGTFTAGALGTFNVKNGVIVFSKPLVFTKANIDQYQF; via the coding sequence ATGCCCACCCTGTCCTGGAAGTCTGCCGCCGTTGTCTGCGCCGCCCTGAGCATCACGGCCGCCCTCGCCGCCGCCCCCGATACGAGCAAGCGCATCAAGGTCGCCATGGTCCCCAAACTGCTCGGCCTGTCCGTCTTCAAGGCCAATGAGAAGGGCGCCATCGCGGCCGCCAAGGACCTGAACATCGACTTCCTGTACACCGCGCCGGTCACCGCCTCCGCGCAGGGCCAGGTGGAAATCTTCAACAGTTTGATCGCCCGCAAGTTTGATGTGATCACGACCACCTCCAACAACCCCACGCAGCTGGCGCCCGCCCTGCGCCGCGCCATGAAGATGGGCATCAAGGTGGTCTCGTACGATTCCGACGTTGCCCCCGACGCCCGCGACTTCTTCATCCAGAACACCTCATACCCGGAAATGGGCAAGGCACTTGTGGACTCGGTGGCCAAGTACATCGCGCCGGACGCCGAGGTGGCGATCCTGTCGAGCACGCCGGACGCCACCATCCAGAACGAGTGGATCAAGGCGCTGACGGCGTACATGAAGACCGCCTACCCCAAGATGAAGATCGTCACGACGCAGTACGGGTACTCGAACCCCACCCAGTCGCTGACGGCCGGCGTGAACATCCTCCAGGCGAACAAGAACGTCAAGGCCATCATCGCGCCTGACGGCGGGGCCGAGGTGGGGGCCGCCGCCGCGGTCGAGAAGCTCGGTCTGACCGGCAAGGTCTTCGTGACCGGCTGCTCCAACCCGGACTCGATCCGCGCCTACGTCAAGAAGGGCATCATCCAGGCCAGCCCCCTGTGGGATGAAGTCAAGGAAGGCGAGCTGGTCATGCACGTCGCCCGCCTGGCGGCCAACAACGCCATGCCGAAAAACGGCACCTTCACCGCCGGCGCGCTGGGCACCTTCAACGTCAAAAACGGCGTGATCGTGTTCTCCAAACCGCTGGTGTTCACCAAAGCCAACATCGACCAGTACCAGTTCTGA
- a CDS encoding ABC transporter permease — protein MIGARPAPRAAARRPRLGGWEMALAGLLVLQLVTFSLVVSGFYSGAGGLLDMTTNFLPFGLVALGLVPVILTGGIDLSVGSVAGFSAVLMAVLWKKAGVHLEVAVPLALLAGGLLGALNGLLITRTRTEPLIITLATSFIVTSVTTALAGAEPPSGFPDAFNALGTGAVAGVPYQVLLFAALATAVSLLITRTRFGRSVVMVGYNRDATRYSGIDVDATVLRVYVLSGVMAALAGVVLAAYYSAVRSDMGDILLLTALTMVVLGGINIFGGEGSVLGAVMAVLILGFLRQGLLIAGFSDMVTTMVTGAILLLAITAKNVLGRPGPFLTTLQSRFARPSAPEERPMK, from the coding sequence GTGATCGGCGCCAGACCCGCGCCACGCGCCGCCGCGCGCCGGCCCCGGCTGGGCGGCTGGGAAATGGCGCTTGCCGGGCTGCTGGTGCTTCAACTGGTCACGTTCTCCCTCGTCGTGTCCGGCTTCTACTCCGGGGCAGGCGGCCTGCTCGACATGACGACGAACTTCCTGCCGTTCGGCCTCGTCGCGCTGGGGCTGGTGCCCGTGATCCTGACCGGCGGCATTGACCTGTCGGTGGGCTCAGTCGCGGGGTTCAGCGCGGTGCTGATGGCCGTCTTGTGGAAGAAAGCGGGAGTGCACCTGGAGGTCGCCGTGCCGCTGGCCCTGCTCGCCGGCGGGCTCCTCGGCGCACTCAACGGGCTGCTGATCACCCGCACCCGCACCGAGCCCCTGATCATCACCCTGGCCACCTCCTTCATCGTCACCAGCGTCACAACGGCGCTGGCCGGCGCCGAGCCCCCCTCGGGCTTCCCCGACGCCTTTAATGCCCTGGGCACCGGGGCGGTGGCCGGCGTGCCGTACCAGGTCCTGCTCTTTGCCGCGCTGGCGACGGCGGTGAGCCTGCTGATCACCCGCACCCGTTTCGGCCGGAGCGTCGTTATGGTCGGGTACAACCGCGACGCCACCCGTTACTCCGGCATTGACGTGGACGCCACCGTGCTCCGTGTGTACGTCCTCAGCGGCGTCATGGCGGCCCTGGCCGGCGTGGTGCTGGCGGCGTACTACAGCGCGGTGCGCAGCGACATGGGCGACATCCTGCTGCTCACCGCGCTGACCATGGTCGTGCTCGGCGGCATCAACATTTTCGGCGGGGAGGGCAGCGTCCTGGGCGCGGTCATGGCCGTCCTGATCCTGGGGTTCCTGCGCCAGGGCCTGCTGATCGCCGGCTTTTCCGACATGGTCACCACCATGGTGACCGGCGCCATCCTCCTGCTTGCCATCACGGCCAAGAACGTTCTCGGCCGCCCCGGACCCTTCCTGACGACCCTGCAGTCCCGGTTCGCGCGCCCATCAGCGCCGGAGGAGCGGCCCATGAAGTGA
- a CDS encoding ABC transporter permease, which yields MTHATTPGLPASSRWRRALASRELILVAATLLAAGVTGAVNHDFLAGSNLRFMLLNSVVLALVALGQTLVIISRGIDLSVAPVLGLAAMVSGLMATRQDLPLWGAVLLVVGMGALLGLINGALVSSISIPPIIVTLGTYSLYGGLIFLYSNGDQVNSVPAAYAHFGNGVLTPFVPVPIPILVLLAALAAVWFLLTHLPFGRNILAIGNNPTAAHHAGIPVRATQTAVYMITGMLAALAGLIYVCYTGSATATTGTGDHFELQSIATVLIGGTAVAGGRGSVLGTVLGSTFLSVILTALVFVHVPAIWYLAGEGLMILLAVTSGSFSRPVRTTPGVSA from the coding sequence ATGACTCACGCCACGACTCCGGGCCTCCCTGCCTCCTCGCGCTGGCGCCGGGCCCTGGCGTCCAGGGAACTGATCCTGGTGGCCGCGACCCTCCTCGCAGCCGGCGTCACCGGCGCGGTCAACCATGACTTTCTGGCCGGCAGCAACCTGCGCTTCATGCTGCTCAACTCGGTGGTGCTGGCGCTCGTGGCGCTGGGCCAGACGCTCGTCATCATCAGCCGGGGCATCGACCTGTCGGTCGCGCCGGTGCTGGGCCTCGCCGCGATGGTCAGCGGCCTGATGGCGACCCGCCAGGACCTGCCGCTGTGGGGAGCGGTCCTGCTGGTGGTGGGGATGGGCGCGCTGCTGGGCCTGATCAACGGCGCCCTCGTCTCCAGCATCAGCATTCCGCCCATCATCGTCACGCTCGGCACGTACAGCCTGTACGGCGGCCTGATCTTCCTGTACTCGAACGGCGACCAGGTGAACTCGGTGCCTGCGGCGTACGCCCATTTCGGGAACGGCGTGCTCACCCCGTTCGTGCCGGTGCCCATCCCGATCCTGGTGCTGCTGGCCGCGCTGGCCGCCGTGTGGTTCCTGCTCACCCACCTGCCGTTCGGCCGCAACATCCTGGCCATCGGCAACAACCCGACCGCCGCGCACCACGCGGGAATTCCTGTCCGGGCGACGCAGACGGCCGTGTACATGATCACCGGCATGCTCGCCGCGCTGGCCGGCCTGATCTACGTCTGCTACACCGGTTCGGCCACCGCCACCACCGGCACAGGTGACCACTTTGAGCTGCAATCGATCGCCACCGTGCTGATCGGCGGCACGGCCGTGGCAGGCGGGCGGGGCAGCGTTCTGGGCACGGTCCTGGGCAGCACCTTCCTGAGCGTGATCCTGACCGCGCTGGTGTTCGTCCACGTTCCGGCCATCTGGTACCTGGCCGGCGAGGGCCTGATGATTCTTCTGGCCGTGACCAGCGGCTCGTTCAGCCGCCCGGTGCGGACCACTCCCGGAGTCAGCGCGTGA
- a CDS encoding sugar ABC transporter ATP-binding protein, translating to MPVGPATTHSSDTVPALAGRGIVKRFSSVPVLHGIDIQFQPGRVHTLMGENGAGKSTLFKVFSGIHQPNSGHIELAGVPTTLRTPRAAQAHGVYLVPQEPALLGELTVSENMSLGHLPVTGGLLKRVDWARTLNDSRAVLEQLGLNIDPQASAKSLSIAQQQLIECAKALLRGCRTILFDEPTSPLTVREVDFLFGVMGRLRAEGYTLGFISHRMDEVLEISDEISVLRDGVLVSTTGRGAFDRQQLVDQMVGRQVVVSRRRSTVTAVADPRPAALEVTGLCSEPAFRNVSFQVRPGEVLGLAGLVGAGRTEIAEAIFGVRAKSGTVRLNGAEISALPVHEVIRRGLVYVPEDRAKHGAILPMSIGQNMSAGSLDAVRHRLGYLDLGAERQVAHTLIERFGVRAQHPDQPIRTLSGGNQQKVVLAKWMNTNPTVAILDEPTRGVDVGAKEEIYELIESLAREGLAVIVISSDLEELIRLSDRVLALYEGDVVAELCGDDITAEAVGRAFLGTADLTPGVPNQGQLSA from the coding sequence ATGCCCGTTGGTCCAGCCACAACCCACTCTTCGGACACCGTTCCGGCCCTGGCAGGACGCGGCATCGTCAAACGGTTCTCGAGCGTGCCGGTCCTCCACGGGATCGACATCCAGTTCCAGCCTGGCCGCGTCCACACCCTCATGGGCGAGAACGGGGCCGGCAAATCCACGCTGTTCAAGGTGTTTTCAGGCATTCACCAACCCAACAGCGGACACATTGAGCTTGCGGGCGTCCCCACAACGCTGCGGACCCCCCGGGCCGCCCAGGCGCACGGCGTCTACCTTGTGCCGCAGGAACCCGCCCTGCTCGGAGAACTGACGGTCAGCGAGAACATGAGTCTGGGGCACCTGCCGGTCACGGGCGGCCTCCTCAAGCGGGTCGACTGGGCACGGACCCTGAACGACTCGCGCGCCGTCCTCGAACAGCTGGGCCTCAACATCGACCCGCAGGCCAGCGCCAAATCCCTGAGCATCGCGCAGCAGCAGCTGATCGAGTGTGCCAAGGCGCTGCTGCGCGGCTGCCGCACCATTCTCTTCGACGAACCCACGTCGCCGCTGACCGTGCGGGAAGTGGACTTCCTGTTCGGCGTGATGGGTCGCCTGCGCGCCGAAGGCTACACCCTGGGCTTCATCAGCCACCGCATGGATGAGGTGCTGGAGATCAGCGACGAGATCAGCGTCCTGCGCGACGGTGTCCTCGTGTCCACCACGGGGCGCGGAGCGTTCGACCGTCAACAGCTGGTCGACCAGATGGTCGGCCGCCAGGTCGTGGTCAGCCGCCGCCGCTCCACCGTCACCGCCGTGGCCGATCCCCGGCCCGCAGCGCTGGAGGTCACCGGCCTGTGCAGCGAACCGGCGTTCCGGAACGTGTCCTTTCAGGTCCGGCCTGGCGAAGTGCTGGGGCTCGCGGGCCTGGTGGGTGCCGGGCGCACCGAGATCGCCGAAGCCATCTTCGGCGTGCGCGCCAAGTCCGGGACGGTCAGGCTCAACGGCGCTGAGATCAGTGCGCTGCCGGTCCACGAGGTGATCCGCCGGGGGCTGGTGTACGTCCCTGAAGACCGCGCAAAACACGGCGCGATCCTGCCGATGTCCATCGGGCAGAACATGTCCGCCGGTTCGCTGGACGCCGTCCGCCACCGCCTGGGCTACCTGGATCTGGGCGCCGAACGGCAGGTGGCGCACACCCTGATCGAGCGCTTCGGCGTGCGTGCCCAGCATCCCGACCAGCCGATCCGGACGCTGTCCGGCGGCAACCAGCAGAAGGTCGTGCTGGCCAAGTGGATGAACACCAACCCCACTGTCGCCATTCTCGACGAACCCACCCGGGGCGTCGACGTGGGCGCGAAGGAGGAAATTTATGAACTCATCGAATCGCTGGCCCGCGAGGGTCTGGCCGTGATCGTCATCTCCTCCGATCTTGAGGAGCTGATCCGCCTCTCGGACCGCGTGCTGGCCCTGTACGAGGGTGACGTGGTTGCTGAGCTGTGCGGGGACGACATCACCGCCGAAGCTGTTGGCCGCGCCTTCCTCGGCACCGCCGACCTGACCCCCGGCGTTCCGAATCAGGGACAGCTCAGCGCATGA
- a CDS encoding HD-GYP domain-containing protein, with protein sequence MCKPEKAQLELLQSLARAAEGWDNSTEQHLHRVGRLSAAIARSCDLPQRTAALIGQAATLHDVGKIGIPERILQKPGPLSPEEVEVLKTHPALGAHLLRGGTTPLMRLAHEIALTHHERWDGGGYPHGLAGDAIPLSGRIVAVADMLDSLTRNRPSKAAWPLQQAVLEIRAQAGRHFDPAVVAAFERSAPALPGLGADPAPAPTAPLGV encoded by the coding sequence ATGTGTAAGCCTGAGAAGGCCCAGCTGGAGCTGCTGCAAAGTCTGGCGCGGGCGGCGGAGGGTTGGGACAACTCTACCGAGCAGCACCTTCACCGGGTGGGACGCCTCTCCGCCGCCATCGCCCGGTCCTGTGACCTCCCCCAGCGTACGGCCGCCCTGATCGGCCAGGCCGCCACCCTGCACGACGTGGGAAAAATCGGCATTCCCGAACGAATCCTCCAAAAGCCCGGCCCACTGAGCCCCGAGGAGGTTGAGGTGCTGAAAACCCACCCTGCGCTGGGAGCGCACCTGCTCCGGGGCGGCACAACCCCGCTGATGCGGCTCGCGCACGAGATTGCCCTGACGCACCATGAACGCTGGGATGGTGGCGGTTACCCCCACGGCCTGGCGGGCGACGCGATTCCGCTGTCCGGACGGATCGTGGCCGTGGCCGACATGCTTGACAGCCTCACCCGCAACCGGCCCTCCAAAGCCGCGTGGCCGCTCCAGCAGGCTGTGCTGGAGATCCGCGCGCAGGCCGGCCGGCACTTCGATCCGGCAGTGGTGGCAGCGTTCGAACGTTCGGCCCCAGCCCTTCCGGGCCTGGGCGCCGACCCGGCGCCTGCTCCCACGGCCCCGCTGGGTGTCTAG
- a CDS encoding PAS domain S-box protein, producing the protein MPELSVQLPEIDILRQVTEFSVIGTLIVDARHPEQPVVYVNPAFERQTGYAAAEVLGRNCRFLQGQDRDQAGVHALRRAIAAGQVVTVTLRNYRKDGSLFYNEVTVQPVYDAGGTITYLVGYQNDVTAREESYRHAVEAKLASLLERVTDGFFSFDQALTLTYINATAASISGRRPADLIGCNLRETFPEVTGSALVQAVHQAQATGTVQIAESYLAPYGKWIDARIYPAEDGISVFIRDITKEKQVQRTLEDSEERSRRIAAELQRTLDLSMDLIASVDADGRFVTASAACQRLLGYAPDELIGRSFLAFLHPQDRDRTLREGERVLAGRARVPFQNRYLHKNGSVVWMEWTSAVLPGDPLTYCVARDITQRRAAEEDQAHLAAIVQASHDVIIGVTLDGLIRSWNAGAEETYGYSAEEAVGQPISLIVPPAFLAEQTEILRRAGQGQRVRSFESIRCHKDGRHLPVSITASPILDVSGQVVGVSAVAQDISARRAAEAQIQQLNEHLKRQLRQLTGLRMIDQAIASSVDLSVTLGMILDNIQQQLEADAVTVLVLNPHTLTLEYAGTRGFTARLRGPALRLSTGLAGEVALRREALCVPDLRRISLTPSWRKVLTGERLTAYYGAPLMAKGKVVGVIEVLHRTPFEPALPWLEVFDLLASQAAIAVDNAQLLAELEQKNLDLRLAYEETIEGWARALDLRDKETEGHSRRVTEMTVALCQALGVSAEKLVDVRRGALLHDIGKMAIPDAVLLKPGGLTEDEWAQMKKHPEYAVHLLSPIRFLRPALDIPQYHHEQWDGRGYPNGLQGTAIPLTARAFAVVDVYDALTSDRPYRTAWSRDAAMAYNQAAAGTHFDPQVVQVFVDLMRRGPPYGEEEP; encoded by the coding sequence ATGCCAGAACTTTCCGTTCAGCTTCCCGAGATTGACATCCTGCGACAGGTCACTGAGTTCTCGGTGATTGGAACGCTCATTGTTGATGCCCGTCACCCGGAGCAACCGGTGGTGTATGTCAACCCGGCGTTCGAGCGTCAGACTGGGTACGCGGCGGCGGAGGTGCTGGGCCGGAACTGCCGTTTTCTGCAGGGGCAGGACCGGGACCAGGCTGGGGTGCACGCGTTGCGGCGGGCCATCGCCGCGGGTCAGGTGGTGACCGTGACTCTGCGCAACTACCGCAAGGACGGCAGCCTGTTCTACAACGAGGTGACCGTCCAGCCTGTGTACGACGCCGGCGGCACCATCACCTACTTGGTCGGGTATCAGAACGACGTGACGGCGCGCGAGGAGTCGTACCGACACGCAGTGGAGGCGAAGCTTGCGTCGCTGCTGGAGCGGGTCACGGACGGGTTCTTTTCCTTTGATCAAGCGCTGACGCTGACGTACATCAATGCCACAGCGGCCAGCATTTCCGGCAGACGGCCCGCGGACCTGATCGGCTGCAACCTGCGCGAGACGTTCCCGGAGGTGACCGGCTCCGCGCTGGTGCAGGCCGTTCACCAGGCCCAGGCCACCGGTACGGTTCAAATTGCCGAAAGTTACCTCGCGCCCTATGGAAAGTGGATTGACGCGCGGATCTACCCGGCCGAGGACGGCATCTCGGTTTTCATTCGCGACATTACGAAGGAAAAGCAGGTGCAGCGCACGCTGGAAGACAGCGAGGAACGTTCCCGCCGCATCGCTGCTGAACTGCAGCGCACGCTGGATCTGTCCATGGACCTGATCGCGTCCGTTGACGCCGACGGCCGGTTCGTGACCGCCAGCGCCGCCTGTCAGCGGCTTCTCGGGTACGCCCCAGACGAACTCATTGGCCGCTCGTTCCTGGCGTTCCTGCATCCTCAGGACCGGGACCGGACCCTGCGGGAAGGAGAACGCGTGCTTGCCGGCCGGGCCCGCGTGCCCTTCCAGAACCGTTACCTGCACAAGAACGGCAGCGTGGTGTGGATGGAATGGACGTCCGCCGTGCTGCCCGGAGATCCGCTGACGTACTGCGTGGCGCGCGATATCACGCAGCGCCGCGCGGCGGAGGAAGATCAGGCGCACCTGGCCGCCATCGTTCAGGCCAGCCATGACGTCATTATCGGCGTGACGCTCGACGGCCTCATCCGGTCGTGGAATGCCGGGGCGGAAGAAACGTACGGGTACAGCGCTGAGGAAGCGGTCGGCCAGCCCATCAGCCTGATTGTCCCGCCGGCATTCCTGGCGGAGCAGACCGAGATCCTGCGGCGCGCAGGCCAGGGACAGCGGGTGAGGTCCTTCGAGTCGATCCGGTGCCACAAGGACGGGCGCCACCTTCCCGTGTCGATTACGGCGTCCCCGATTCTTGACGTGTCGGGTCAGGTGGTTGGCGTGTCCGCGGTGGCGCAGGACATCTCGGCGCGCCGGGCTGCTGAAGCGCAGATCCAGCAGCTCAACGAGCACCTCAAGCGGCAGCTGCGCCAGCTGACGGGCCTGCGGATGATTGACCAGGCCATCGCGTCGAGCGTGGACCTCTCGGTCACCCTGGGCATGATCCTGGACAACATTCAGCAGCAGCTTGAGGCAGACGCGGTCACGGTTCTGGTGCTCAACCCGCACACCCTGACCCTGGAGTACGCCGGCACCCGGGGCTTCACCGCCCGTCTCCGCGGCCCGGCCCTGCGGCTCAGTACGGGGCTGGCCGGCGAGGTGGCGCTGCGCCGCGAAGCCCTGTGCGTCCCGGACCTCCGGCGCATCTCTCTGACGCCCAGTTGGCGAAAAGTGTTGACCGGTGAGCGTCTCACGGCGTATTACGGCGCGCCGCTGATGGCCAAAGGCAAGGTGGTGGGCGTGATCGAGGTCCTTCACCGGACGCCCTTCGAGCCGGCCCTGCCGTGGCTGGAGGTGTTTGACCTGCTGGCCAGCCAGGCGGCGATCGCGGTCGACAACGCGCAGCTGCTGGCGGAACTGGAGCAGAAGAACCTGGACCTGCGGCTGGCCTATGAGGAAACCATCGAGGGCTGGGCGCGGGCACTGGACCTGCGGGACAAGGAAACCGAAGGGCACTCCAGGCGGGTCACGGAAATGACCGTGGCGCTGTGCCAGGCGCTGGGGGTGTCCGCCGAGAAACTGGTGGACGTGCGCCGGGGCGCGCTGCTGCATGACATCGGGAAGATGGCCATTCCGGACGCGGTGCTCCTGAAACCCGGGGGCCTCACGGAGGACGAGTGGGCGCAGATGAAAAAACACCCTGAATACGCCGTGCACCTCCTCTCGCCGATCAGGTTCCTGCGGCCAGCCCTGGATATCCCGCAGTATCACCATGAGCAGTGGGACGGCCGCGGTTACCCGAACGGCCTTCAGGGAACGGCCATTCCGCTCACGGCGCGTGCGTTCGCGGTGGTCGACGTGTATGACGCGCTGACCAGTGACCGGCCCTACCGGACCGCCTGGAGCCGGGATGCGGCCATGGCGTACAATCAAGCCGCCGCCGGCACGCATTTCGATCCTCAGGTTGTTCAGGTGTTCGTGGACCTCATGCGCCGCGGCCCTCCGTACGGCGAGGAGGAACCGTGA